The Mariluticola halotolerans nucleotide sequence GACTGGTTTCTGCATGCGAGCCGATCCAGGCCAGCAACGCCATGCGCCGCAATAGCAGGTTGGTATCCAATGCCGCCTCATCGACGGCCGAGAACGTCCGCTCCTTGCGATAGGCTTCGAGCCAGGTCGCCTTGAGTTCGGGCACGCGCGGATCATCCTCGAAAAAGGACAAGGCGGCGGCGAAATCGTAGGCGAACCATCCAAACCCGCAATCATCAAAATCGATCAGCCGTGTCTCCCCTTTATGCACCAGCAGGTTGGCAAGGCGCATATCAGCGTGGATGAGGCCGAAGCGTTGCTTCTCCCGGCCATAAGCGGCCAGATCATCGCGCAGGCGGCGTTCCAGACGGGTCAAAAGGGTTAGAATTTCGGGGGTAACACCCGATGTTTCCCGCCAATTTCCCCAAGGCCCATCCGGATTGAGGATGGCATTGTCATCCCAGACAGGGCGCTTGAAAAAAGCCGGTGGCTGCCAAGCCTCTGCGTGGCGGTGGCAAATCGCTGAAAGTCGGCCGAGATCGGCAAACAGCGGCACCAGATCATCAAGCTCTTCAGCATTCTGGCCCTCTTCAAAAGCGAACAGGACAGCAAAAGTGGCAATGCCCGTTTCCGGAAAATGGACATATTGCAGCGCGTTGCCGTTTTTGCCGGGAATACTGGTGATGGTAGGCAGGCCGGCATCGCGGTAAAGCGCATCCAGCCAGGCCAGTTCGCTCTCTATCCCCTGGCGCGTGTGATAACCGGGGCGATGGACCCTGAGGATATGGGCGCGGCCATCGGGTGTATCTATGCGAAAGGTATGGTTCTCGGAGAGGTTGATCAGCGTCGCCGTGCCGCCATCCAGTCCCGGCCACAGATTCAAACGGCTTTCAATCTGCTCGGGCGTCAAGAGCGGCTCCAGAGACCGGCCCATCCGGGCACGCTTGCACGCGTGTGGGGCACGCGGTTCGATTTGGTTGAATGGTCGGAGCGGCCGGATTTGAACCGACGACCCTCTGTCCCCCAGACAGATGCGCTACCAGGCTGCGCTACGCCCCGACTGGCGCAAATCCCTATATAATGGGTGCTTTAATGGCAAGGTCTGATTTGGGAGAAAGCGCACAAAAGCGACAAAACAGGGTATATAATTCTGTCGGGCCCGCAGGCAGGGACTGGAATTGTGCCAAAAGCCGCGTAACAGTTGTCGTGCGCCGTCCATGATCTGCCTCCGGCGAAATAGCTGAGAAAAGGGCATATCTGTGCGCTTGCGTAAGGGGGCCTGCTGGGCCATTGTGCGCCCGGCGCAGGCCCTAAGGAGACCGAGCGAAGTGTATTTGGCAACAGCTTATGTCTGCGGGTCTTTTGGCCTGTTTCTTTCCATATTCATGCTGATTCCGATGATGGCGGACCTGCTGGTGGGCAATGACGACTGGCAGTCGTTTCTGGCCGCCTTTGTGTTTGTGGGCACCGCCGGGGTGCTGTTGATTGCCGCGACCCGCCGGGAGATACCCCCCTTCTCATTGCGTTTCGGGTTTTTGCTGGTGAACGGGGTATGGGCCACCGGCTCCCTGGTCGGGGCTGTGCCGCTGCTGCTGTCAGCCGAGGGGTTGTCCTTTACCGATGCAATGTTTGAATCGGTCTCGGGCCTGACAGCGACCGGCGGCACCATTCTGTCCGGTCTCGATGCAATGCCGCCGGGTATTTTGCTGTGGCGCTCGCTGATGCAGTGGTTTGGCGGCCTTGGCATTATTGCCATGGGCTTGCTGCTGCTGCCCTTCCTCCGGGTGGGTGGCATGCATATCTACCGCATGGAATCCTCGTTGCAGACCGACAATCCATTTTCGCGATTTGGCGAGTTTTCGGGGGCCCTTGTAAGCCTTTATGTTGGGCTGACACTTGCCTGTATATTAGCCTATGTTGCCACAGGCATGTCGTTGTTTGACGCCGTAAATCACGCGATGACGACGATTTCCACGGGCGGATTTTCAACCCATGACGCCTCGATGGGGGCTTATGGCAATGCCACGCTGCTGGTCAGCACCGTATTCATGATA carries:
- a CDS encoding phosphotransferase enzyme family protein, whose amino-acid sequence is MGRSLEPLLTPEQIESRLNLWPGLDGGTATLINLSENHTFRIDTPDGRAHILRVHRPGYHTRQGIESELAWLDALYRDAGLPTITSIPGKNGNALQYVHFPETGIATFAVLFAFEEGQNAEELDDLVPLFADLGRLSAICHRHAEAWQPPAFFKRPVWDDNAILNPDGPWGNWRETSGVTPEILTLLTRLERRLRDDLAAYGREKQRFGLIHADMRLANLLVHKGETRLIDFDDCGFGWFAYDFAAALSFFEDDPRVPELKATWLEAYRKERTFSAVDEAALDTNLLLRRMALLAWIGSHAETSLAQSCQPDFAENTAKMAEVYLTAR
- a CDS encoding TrkH family potassium uptake protein; the encoded protein is MYLATAYVCGSFGLFLSIFMLIPMMADLLVGNDDWQSFLAAFVFVGTAGVLLIAATRREIPPFSLRFGFLLVNGVWATGSLVGAVPLLLSAEGLSFTDAMFESVSGLTATGGTILSGLDAMPPGILLWRSLMQWFGGLGIIAMGLLLLPFLRVGGMHIYRMESSLQTDNPFSRFGEFSGALVSLYVGLTLACILAYVATGMSLFDAVNHAMTTISTGGFSTHDASMGAYGNATLLVSTVFMIAGALPFIALLKAAVTGNPKDAFELQIPVLLSILAVLSLVVALSAIAHTDDAALDMFVAAAFNITSIVTTTGFASQDYTLWGPLAVSIFLLATFLGGAAGSTSGGIKTYRLIILFQSFRSALKELVYPHGIFTVRYGDVEVSSYTIRSVALFTAAFLGLLLFSTIALSATGLDLLTSFTGALTALTNVGPGLGDIIGPAGNFSSLSDAAKWIMIIAMLLGRLEILTVLVLISPTFWGR